A genomic stretch from Dissulfurispira thermophila includes:
- a CDS encoding flagellar protein FlaG — protein MKIEGIIQNINTPVVREQIEGTANNSADVNSRTAGNNISSLIPVSAESIVRNRQKAGEQKNLRVENVNNEIFNLKAVFAVDKEKNVVIRFLDKKGKIVRQVPPEEYINMVKKFRENIESLFSKEV, from the coding sequence GTGAAGATTGAAGGTATAATACAAAATATAAATACTCCTGTGGTCAGGGAGCAGATAGAAGGCACAGCAAATAACAGTGCTGATGTGAACAGCAGGACAGCGGGTAATAATATATCTTCATTAATTCCTGTGAGTGCTGAGTCTATAGTGAGAAATAGACAAAAGGCAGGAGAGCAGAAGAATTTAAGAGTAGAAAATGTCAATAATGAAATCTTTAATTTAAAGGCTGTTTTTGCAGTTGATAAGGAAAAAAATGTTGTTATAAGATTTTTAGATAAAAAAGGTAAAATAGTCAGGCAGGTGCCGCCTGAGGAATATATAAATATGGTTAAAAAATTCAGGGAAAATATTGAAAGCCTCTTTAGCAAAGAGGTGTGA
- the fliD gene encoding flagellar filament capping protein FliD, which yields MAINPLGTSGSGIDTNAIVQQLMQVESQPLTKLKQKEADYQAKVSAYATLLSSVSSLRSAVNALKDSSLIGMKASVSDTTFLSAIASSSASAGTYNIMVNNIATSQSIYSGAFTSENSEVADLTTYATQKLKIQVGSSTATEITINSSNNTLSGIRDAINNANAGVKASIVNDGSGYRLVLSANSTGASNRIVIQVDENNNGIYEEATTETDTTGLSMLAFNATYDANGNVTGGITNMTQSQAAVDAKLKVDGLEITRSSNTISDLITGVTINLTKGDSYASNIVLTVAQDTSTLTAKLTSFVSAYNQAMSTIRSLRGNGVSAGILSGDATSLSLQNELRAITTRTFNNTNLVSLGLTHDKYGVLSLDSSTLSSAVLSDQSGVITTINTMADALYTSLGDYVNTIIPARQNGYQDTIKNIQKNEENLQRRLQITEANLKKRFIALDTLLNQLQGTSDYLTRQMDMLGKTFGGKK from the coding sequence ATGGCAATAAATCCATTGGGAACATCTGGCTCAGGTATAGATACAAATGCAATAGTGCAGCAGCTTATGCAGGTCGAAAGCCAGCCTCTTACAAAGCTTAAACAAAAAGAGGCCGACTATCAGGCAAAGGTGAGTGCATATGCAACACTGCTTAGCAGTGTGTCAAGTCTTAGGAGTGCTGTAAATGCATTAAAAGACTCAAGCCTTATAGGTATGAAGGCGAGTGTATCTGATACAACATTTCTTTCAGCAATTGCCTCGAGTTCTGCGTCAGCAGGCACATATAATATAATGGTCAATAATATAGCAACCTCGCAGAGCATATATTCAGGGGCATTTACTTCAGAAAATAGCGAGGTTGCGGATCTGACAACTTATGCTACACAGAAGCTAAAGATTCAGGTTGGTAGCAGCACTGCTACGGAGATAACGATTAATTCATCAAATAACACACTTTCGGGCATAAGGGATGCCATTAATAATGCAAATGCAGGTGTAAAGGCATCCATAGTGAATGACGGCAGTGGCTATAGGCTTGTGTTGTCTGCTAATTCAACAGGTGCATCAAACAGGATTGTGATTCAGGTTGATGAAAATAACAATGGCATATATGAAGAGGCCACAACTGAAACAGATACAACAGGTCTTTCTATGCTTGCATTTAATGCAACATATGATGCAAATGGCAATGTTACAGGCGGCATTACAAATATGACGCAATCACAGGCAGCAGTAGATGCAAAGCTAAAGGTTGACGGACTTGAAATTACAAGGTCAAGCAATACGATTAGTGATTTAATCACAGGTGTTACTATAAACCTAACAAAAGGTGATAGTTATGCCTCTAATATTGTGCTTACAGTTGCCCAGGATACAAGCACATTAACAGCAAAGCTGACTTCGTTTGTCTCTGCATATAATCAGGCAATGAGCACAATAAGGTCTCTGAGGGGAAACGGGGTGTCAGCAGGCATTTTGAGTGGAGATGCAACATCTTTAAGCCTGCAAAATGAACTCCGCGCAATAACAACTCGTACATTCAATAATACTAATTTAGTGTCTTTAGGGCTGACGCATGATAAGTATGGAGTTTTAAGCCTTGATAGCTCTACATTAAGTAGTGCTGTATTGAGTGACCAATCAGGTGTTATTACAACCATAAATACAATGGCAGATGCCCTTTATACATCACTTGGTGATTATGTAAATACAATTATCCCTGCTCGACAGAACGGTTATCAAGACACAATAAAAAATATCCAGAAAAATGAAGAAAATTTGCAGAGAAGGCTTCAAATTACAGAGGCAAATCTTAAAAAGAGGTTTATAGCACTTGATACGCTACTGAATCAATTGCAGGGTACAAGTGATTATCTGACCCGTCAGATGGATATGCTCGGCAAGACATTTGGAGGTAAAAAATAA
- the fliS gene encoding flagellar export chaperone FliS: MVNAAYAVNAYTQTKVTTAYNPVDLIIMLYDGATDFLEKAATAIKMKEVVVKIKYIDKTMAIIEELLKALNFEVGGEIALNLQNLYLHMMRELVLANAKNDINKINHVISLLRNLREAWVQIRNQV; encoded by the coding sequence ATGGTTAATGCAGCATATGCAGTGAATGCATATACACAGACAAAAGTAACAACAGCCTATAATCCTGTTGACTTGATAATAATGCTCTATGACGGTGCTACAGATTTTTTAGAAAAGGCTGCTACTGCCATAAAAATGAAGGAAGTGGTAGTAAAGATAAAGTATATAGATAAAACAATGGCAATTATAGAGGAACTCCTTAAAGCCCTTAACTTCGAGGTTGGGGGTGAGATTGCCTTAAATCTCCAGAATTTATATCTTCATATGATGAGAGAGCTTGTCCTTGCCAATGCAAAAAATGATATTAACAAGATTAATCATGTAATCAGCCTGCTCAGAAATTTGAGAGAGGCATGGGTGCAGATTAGAAATCAGGTCTAA
- a CDS encoding DUF1640 domain-containing protein yields MKSIAFDAHMYVKRPKAVGFAEEQSEVQAETIAEIVGDKLATKLGLKELEINLRGEVAETKADIIKWGRHAGCSGCYN; encoded by the coding sequence ATGAAAAGTATTGCCTTTGATGCACACATGTATGTCAAAAGACCGAAGGCAGTTGGTTTTGCAGAAGAACAGTCAGAAGTGCAGGCTGAGACCATTGCTGAGATAGTTGGAGATAAACTTGCTACAAAATTAGGTCTGAAAGAACTTGAAATAAATCTGCGTGGTGAGGTTGCTGAAACTAAAGCAGATATTATTAAATGGGGTAGGCATGCTGGTTGCTCAGGCTGTTATAATTGA
- a CDS encoding flagellar motor protein, producing the protein MDIAAFLGIIIGISAIVAGNIIEGGNTAHLIQAAAALIVFGGTFGATLLSFSMRDVFNAFKALGMVFGGRSYTPSEIIQDILAILVKARKAGLIALESDIKNIENPFLKKGLTFVVDGMTPAMIKDVLYQEIATYEENMKNAADVLGAAGGYAPTIGILGAVLGLIQVMRNVSDPSKIGSGIAVAFVATIYGVGSANLIFLPMARKIMNKIKEEVFIRELIIEGIIGIESGMNPYFLKTRLNAFLSEHEKSE; encoded by the coding sequence ATGGATATAGCAGCTTTTTTAGGAATCATTATAGGCATAAGTGCAATTGTTGCTGGAAACATTATCGAAGGCGGCAACACTGCTCACCTTATTCAAGCTGCTGCAGCTCTTATTGTTTTTGGAGGTACATTTGGCGCAACCCTACTCAGTTTCTCTATGAGGGATGTGTTTAATGCCTTTAAAGCACTCGGAATGGTTTTTGGAGGAAGGTCTTACACACCATCTGAAATAATACAAGATATCCTTGCCATTCTTGTCAAGGCAAGAAAGGCAGGTCTAATTGCCCTTGAATCAGACATTAAAAATATAGAAAATCCCTTTCTGAAAAAAGGATTGACATTTGTTGTTGACGGCATGACACCAGCAATGATAAAGGATGTGCTTTATCAGGAGATTGCTACATATGAGGAGAATATGAAAAATGCAGCAGATGTGCTAGGAGCTGCTGGTGGATATGCACCTACTATAGGAATACTCGGGGCTGTATTGGGTCTTATTCAAGTTATGAGAAATGTCTCTGACCCTTCAAAGATAGGTAGTGGTATTGCTGTTGCTTTTGTTGCAACCATATACGGTGTTGGTTCTGCAAATCTTATATTTTTGCCAATGGCAAGAAAGATTATGAATAAAATAAAAGAGGAAGTATTTATAAGAGAATTGATTATAGAGGGCATAATAGGTATTGAAAGCGGTATGAATCCTTATTTTCTTAAGACGCGATTAAATGCATTTCTATCAGAACACGAAAAGAGTGAGTAA
- a CDS encoding OmpA family protein — MRKRRKTHFERPSHERWLISYADFITLMFTFFAALYALSSVDKAKVESFSGSLKHAFKVMEEPIPLYEERTKMLVQDISKSIQGIEGISVKTDPRGVVVTFSDAVLFASGSADIKSEVFNALDKISKVIKDVPGRITIEGHTDNVPVSGGKYTSNWELSTARAASILHFFIQKGGLDPNRFSIAGYGEYRPVASNETEDGRAKNRRVELVISGSQ, encoded by the coding sequence TTGAGGAAAAGACGCAAAACTCATTTTGAAAGGCCAAGCCATGAAAGGTGGTTAATATCTTACGCTGATTTTATAACCCTCATGTTTACTTTTTTTGCAGCCCTTTATGCCCTTTCATCTGTTGATAAGGCAAAGGTCGAGAGCTTTTCTGGGTCATTGAAGCATGCATTTAAGGTGATGGAAGAGCCGATTCCATTGTATGAAGAAAGAACAAAGATGCTTGTTCAGGATATAAGTAAAAGTATACAGGGTATTGAGGGCATTAGTGTGAAGACAGATCCAAGGGGTGTTGTTGTAACATTTTCTGATGCCGTGCTTTTTGCTTCAGGTTCGGCTGATATTAAGTCAGAGGTGTTTAATGCTTTAGATAAGATTTCAAAAGTTATTAAAGATGTGCCGGGACGAATTACCATAGAAGGACATACTGATAATGTGCCTGTATCAGGAGGTAAATATACTTCTAATTGGGAGCTTTCAACAGCAAGAGCAGCAAGCATTTTACATTTTTTTATTCAAAAGGGAGGACTCGACCCCAACAGATTTTCTATTGCAGGTTATGGAGAATACAGACCTGTAGCGAGTAATGAAACAGAGGATGGGAGGGCAAAAAATAGAAGGGTAGAGCTTGTTATAAGCGGTAGTCAATAG
- a CDS encoding PilZ domain-containing protein, giving the protein MRKDENYMRMREFSRVDAYVPFAVRLVPPEERPNIKSKISGEAVLAEFQTLTDVEDKVLSDWLKMLNAKLDSIISMLTFQREGFGSLPFEQINISGGGLSFSSKDRYKIGDVLEIKMLIPMMPPVALYIYGEVVKVEPQANSCVTGVKFIAMDEDIRDEIVKFVFRRQREMLREKRR; this is encoded by the coding sequence ATGCGGAAGGATGAAAATTATATGAGGATGAGGGAATTTTCAAGGGTAGATGCTTATGTGCCTTTTGCTGTTCGTCTTGTTCCTCCTGAAGAACGGCCTAATATAAAGTCTAAAATATCAGGCGAGGCTGTTTTAGCTGAGTTTCAGACATTAACTGATGTAGAAGATAAGGTTCTTTCTGACTGGTTAAAGATGCTCAATGCGAAACTTGATTCGATTATCAGTATGCTTACTTTTCAGAGAGAGGGATTTGGTTCTCTTCCTTTTGAGCAGATAAATATCAGTGGAGGTGGATTGAGTTTCAGTTCAAAAGATAGATATAAAATAGGTGATGTCCTTGAGATAAAGATGTTAATACCCATGATGCCCCCTGTTGCTCTTTATATTTATGGTGAGGTAGTAAAAGTTGAGCCGCAAGCTAATAGCTGTGTTACTGGCGTTAAATTTATTGCAATGGATGAAGATATAAGAGATGAAATAGTAAAATTTGTTTTCAGAAGGCAGCGAGAGATGCTGAGGGAAAAAAGGAGGTAG
- the motA gene encoding flagellar motor stator protein MotA — MFAIIGAVVVLSAVIGGYLLEHGNLNVLFQPAEVVIIFGAAVGGFIIASPMKVIKAVISGVLRILSGKAYSKADYMDVLLLLSEIFSKIRKEGLVSIEADVDNPHESKIFSNYSKFLKNHHAVALVADTLRTVMTTSIAPHELESLLDNELDAHHEELMIPSKSIANVAESLPGLGIVAAVLGVVITMGKINEPPEVLGHSIGAALVGTFMGVLMCYGFAGPVSKNLEYIANEEKEYMNVIKVGLVAFVGGAAPQIAVEFARRVIPGNVKPTFVEVEEAIRGLKK, encoded by the coding sequence ATGTTTGCGATAATAGGAGCAGTAGTTGTCTTATCTGCAGTTATAGGAGGGTATTTATTAGAGCATGGTAATCTTAACGTGCTTTTTCAGCCCGCTGAAGTTGTTATAATCTTTGGTGCTGCAGTTGGCGGATTTATTATTGCCTCTCCGATGAAAGTTATAAAGGCTGTTATTTCAGGAGTTCTTCGGATATTGTCAGGCAAGGCTTATTCTAAAGCAGACTATATGGACGTACTTCTTTTACTCAGTGAAATATTTTCTAAAATAAGAAAAGAGGGGCTTGTCTCTATTGAGGCAGATGTTGATAACCCACATGAAAGCAAGATTTTCAGTAATTATTCAAAATTTCTTAAAAATCATCATGCAGTGGCTCTTGTTGCAGATACATTGAGGACTGTTATGACTACAAGTATTGCACCGCATGAATTAGAGTCTTTGCTTGATAATGAGCTCGATGCACATCATGAGGAGTTGATGATACCTTCAAAAAGCATTGCTAATGTTGCTGAGTCTTTACCGGGGCTTGGTATTGTTGCTGCTGTCTTGGGTGTTGTTATTACTATGGGTAAGATAAACGAGCCTCCAGAAGTTTTAGGGCATAGTATTGGCGCTGCATTGGTTGGAACATTTATGGGTGTTTTGATGTGTTATGGATTTGCAGGCCCTGTGTCAAAAAATCTGGAATATATAGCAAACGAAGAAAAGGAGTATATGAATGTTATAAAGGTAGGACTCGTTGCATTTGTGGGAGGTGCTGCCCCCCAGATAGCTGTGGAATTTGCAAGAAGGGTCATTCCCGGCAATGTAAAACCAACCTTTGTAGAGGTTGAAGAGGCAATAAGAGGACTCAAGAAATAG